A single window of Gossypium hirsutum isolate 1008001.06 chromosome A10, Gossypium_hirsutum_v2.1, whole genome shotgun sequence DNA harbors:
- the LOC107936340 gene encoding late embryogenesis abundant protein D-19-like, translated as MASEQYQAMRNAPQEEKEELDARAKQGETVVPGGTRGKSLDAQINLAEGRHKGGETRKQQLGTEGYQEMGRKGGLSNSDMSGGERAADEGVTIDESKFRTKN; from the exons ATGGCGTCAGAGCAATATCAAGCTATGAGGAATGCACCACAAGAGGAAAAAGAAGAGCTTGATGCAAGGGCAAAGCAAGGGGAGACTGTGGTTCCTGGTGGGACTCGTGGGAAAAGCTTGGATGCTCAAATTAACCTAGCTGAAG GGAGGCACAAAGGAGGGGAAACAAGGAAGCAACAACTAGGAACAGAAGGGTACCAAGAAATGGGACGCAAAGGTGGTCTGAGCAACTCTGATATGTCTGGCGGTGAACGTGCAGCTGATGAAGGTGTCACCATCGATGAATCCAAGTTCAGAACCAAAAACTAA
- the LOC107936371 gene encoding anaphase-promoting complex subunit 1 — MPVGVRQLSVLGEFKPFGLIAEALDGKPSDTSTDDYDYFLFDQEIARQHEDSSDNDASASALSDRRDHELFIRGNRIIWSIGARVFKRFTLPSSVIKACWCRMGDNPEALLCVLQLDSLTIYNTSGEVVSIPLPGSITSIWSLPFGLLLQQGAEGNLLKHGPFPYSSPSLGSRDIIRNRRETGHSPHNNYSFLSAYDQLLKGESSSMSSHLILKDLLEEPQSIYIEERGKLNIMRDFDERTIWTSDLIPLMASYNKVKMQHSVWVAEVINSSLEVENSSLSATVPTGVLPKRFSFHRIWQGKGAHTAASKVFLATDDDSAPIICFLFLEQKKLLSLRLQTVEINNEILYDVKPDMSWSIPAIAAAPVIVTRPSVKVGLLPYTDIIVLAPESILILYSGKQCLCRYLLPSCLGIGNPSCNLGFSKATSISHDLKIVGLADAVEARINVKVNNRMIFRCALHRSPSSSLANDSITAMAEGLSPSFYNHFLVLLWGDSESSRLSEANPTVDSEWSSFCDAIMQMCKKSSVVSQETAESSWEFLLNSKFHKNYCKINNMIGLSSGVALDRTGLDSMRSNIDGTKSSEKSFHFDLLMESLDSLHAVYESLKMDNLRRRDLELLAILLCNIAKFLGEECYLDHYVRDFPALCKTVKMGINCLSSKAPFNLFRWLENCLQHGCTSDKTNNLPLVVCKDGSSVVSWARKIVSFYSLLCDAKIIGNKLSSGVSCNIASGSSSSNEELTVLAMVGEKFGLKELDSLPSGVSLPLRHALDKCRESPPADWPAAAYVLIGREDLALSCLARSCKFKELETQTNMNLVSMSTPYMLHLHPVTIPSTISDTVGLESTKFEDTDSIDGSMADGMENIFSSCTQLRYGRDLRLNEVRRLLCSARPVAIQTSANPSASDQDLQQAQLWQLAQRTTALPLGRGAFTLATIYTLLTEAFTVPKLVLAGRLPAQQNATVNLDPSIRNIQELKSWPEFHNAVAAGLRLAPLQGKVSRTWIIYNRPEEPNAVHAGLLLALGLHGFLRVLTITDTYQYFSQEHEATTVGLMLGLAASYRGTMQPSISKCLYVHIPYRHPSSFPELELPTLLQTAALMSVGLLFEGSAHPQTMQTLLGEIGRRSGGDNVLEREGYAVSAGFSLGLVALGRGEEALGFMDTLVDRLFHYIGGKEIRNERSLLLAASVDEHNRVTGQMMDGTTVNVDVTAPGAMIALALMFLKSESEVIVSRLTIPQTHFDLQYVRPDFIMLRVIARNLIMWGRIHPSKDWIQSQIPEIIKSGVKGLRDDTMDIDEMDAETIVQAYVNIVAGACISLGLRFAGTKDANAQELLYEYAAYFLNEIKPVSTTNRSTFPKGLSQYVDRGTLEICLHLIVLSLSVVMAGSGHLQTFRLLRFLRNRSSVDGHANYGIQMAVSVAIGFLFLGGGTRTFSTSNSSIAALLITLYPRLPTGPNDNRCHLQAFRHLYVLATEARWLQTVDVDTGLPVYAPLEVTIKETEHYSETSFCEITPCILPERSILKTVRVCGPRYWPQVIELVPENKPWWSFGDRNDPFHSGILHVKRKVGACSYVDDPIGCQSLLSRAMHKVFGLTSLRAGYTGNNSNNGSAAVTVDQLVSTFSSDPSLIAFAQLCCDLSWNSRSDIDFQEFCLQVLFECISKDRPALLQVYLSLYTTIGSLAQQVSNSNLLVGDSLSVSSLKLALSYNEAVMTGRLTTSRGSIVQSVFLGSLRKQVEELLNSAEQLKTDLCNYLNSGSWPNDGSFGVKSSTILSWYLQWFGVPAAPTVKTMVDKIKPMNTSLSPVPLLCLLLPGTHINAVEEINRFLLST; from the exons ATGCCGGTTGGCGTTCGCCAACTCTCCGTACTCGGCGAGTTCAAGCCGTTCGGATTAATCGCCGAGGCACTTGACGGAAAACCGTCGGATACTTCGACCGATGATTACGATTATTTCCTCTTCGATCAAGAAATCGCGAGGCAACATGAGGATAGTTCGGATAATGACGCCTCGGCTTCAGCTCTCAGTGACCGCCGTGACCACGAGCTCTTTATACGAGGCAACCG TATAATTTGGAGTATTGGTGCAAGAGTTTTTAAGAGATTCACATTACCTTCTTCTGTCATCAAG GCATGCTGGTGTCGTATGGGTGATAATCCGGAAGCTCTTCTTTGTGTCTTACAACTTGATTCTTTAACCATCTACAATACATCAG GTGAAGTAGTATCCATTCCTCTTCCTGGTTCCATCACATCTATTTGGTCTCTTCCATTTGGACTGTTACTCCAGCAGGGGGCTGAAGGGAATTTACTAAAGCATGGCCCATTTCCATATTCAAGTCCTTCACTGGGTTCCCGTGACATAATTCGTAATAGAAGAGAAACTGGGCATAGCCCGCATAACAATTATAGTTTTCTGAGTGCTTATGATCAGCTTCTTAAAGGAGAATCAAGCTCAATGTCGTCACATTTGATTCTGAAAGATCTATTGGAAGAACCACAG TCAATTTACATTGAAGAAAGAGGAAAACTGAACATAATGAGGGATTTTGATGAAAGAACAATTTGGACCAGTGATCTCATCCCTCTAATGGCATCATATAACAAAG TTAAAATGCAGCATTCAGTTTGGGTTGCTGAAGTAATTAATTCAAGCCTTGAAGTGGAAAATTCAAGTTTATCTGCTACAGTTCCTACTGGTGTATTACCGAAACGCTTCAGCTTCCATAGAATATGGCAGGGGAAGGGGGCTCACACAGCTGCTTCTAAG GTGTTTCTTGCAACTGATGATGATTCAGCTCCtataatttgttttcttttcttagaGCAAAAAAAATTACTTTCTTTAAGGCTTCAGACTGTTGAAATAAATAACGAGATACTATATGATGTTAAACCTGATATGAGCTGGAGCATACCTGCAATTGCTGCAGCTCCTGTCATTGTGACACGGCCCAG TGTGAAGGTGGGATTGCTGCCATATACAGACATCATTGTTTTGGCTCCAGAAAGCATATTAATTCTTTAT TCCGGGAAGCAATGCCTTTGCAGATATTTGCTGCCTTCATGTTTGGGCATAGGAAATCCCTCTTGCAATTTGGGGTTCTCAAAAGCAACATCCATTTCCCATGACCTCAAGATTGTAGGATTGGCTGACGCTGTTGAAGCGCGTATTAATGTGAAAGTAAATAATCGAATG ATATTTCGATGTGCACTACATAGAAGCCCGTCATCGTCGTTGGCAAATGATTCCATAACAGCAATGGCTGAGGGGCTTAGCCCGAGTTTCTATAACCATTTTCTGGTTCTTCTTTGGGGTGATAGTGAATCTAGCCGCTTGTCAGAGGCTAATCCTACTGTTGATTCTGAATGGAGTTCCTTTTGTGATGCTATCATGCAAATGTGCAAGAAGTCATCTGTAGTTTCTCAAGAGACAGCAGAGTCGTCTTGGGAGTTTCTTCTCAATAGCAAATTTCACAAGAACTACTGCAAAATAAACAATATGATTGGATTGTCTTCTGGTGTAGCACTTGACAGGACAGGATTGGATTCAATGAGATCAAATATAGATGGTACAAAAAGTTCAGAAAAATCATTTCACTTTGATCTATTGATGGAAAGTTTGGACTCTCTGCATGCAGTTTATGAAAGTCTGAAAATGGATAACCTTCGAAGAAG GGATTTGGAGCTTCTGGCAATTCTATTGTGTAATATTGCAAAATTCTTGGGTGAAGAATGTTATTTGGATCATTATGTTCGTGATTTTCCTGCTCTTTGCAAGACAGTCAAGATGGGCATAAATTGTTTGTCCAGCAAAGCTCCTTTCAATTTATTCAGATGGTTGGAAAATTGTTTGCAACATGGGTGTACTTCCGACAAAACTAACAATCTTCCACTAGTAGTTTGTAAAGATGGAAGTTCTGTGGTGAGCTGGGCTCGTAAGATTGTATCTTTTTACAGTTTATTATGTGATGCTAAAATCATAGGAAATAAGCTTTCATCTGGTGTTAGCTGCAACATTGCCTCTGGATCATCTTCCTCTAATGAGGAGCTCACGGTGTTGGCAATGGTTGGGGAGAAATTTGGGTTAAAAGAGTTAGATTCTTTGCCTTCTGGTGTATCTCTTCCTCTCCGACAT GCTTTGGATAAGTGTCGCGAGTCTCCTCCTGCTGACTGGCCTGCAGCTGCATATGTACTAATTGGTCGTGAGGATTTGGCTTTGTCCTGTTTGGCACGTTCATGCAAATTTAAGGAACTAGAAACACAAACAAATATGAATTTGGTCTCTATGTCTACACCTTACATGCTACATTTGCATCCTGTGACAATTCCTTCAACAATATCTGATACTGTTGGTCTGGAAAGCACCAAGTTCGAGGATACAGATTCCATTGATGGATCAATGGCAGATGGCATGGAGAACATATTCAGCTCTTGCACCCAGTTGAGATATGGTCGGGATCTAAGATTAAATGAG GTTAGGCGCCTTCTATGCTCTGCAAGACCTGTGGCTATCCAAACATCAGCCAATCCAAGTGCCTCTGATCAGGATCTTCAACAG GCTCAACTGTGGCAGCTTGCACAAAGGACTACTGCTCTTCCTCTTGGCCGTGGGGCATTTACTTTAGCAACCATATATACTCTATTAACAGAG GCCTTTACTGTCCCAAAGCTTGTTTTAGCAGGGCGGTTGCCAGCCCAACAAAATGCCACT GTTAATCTTGATCCAAGCATAAGGAACATTCAAGAACTCAAGTCATGGCCTGAGTTCCACAATGCTGTTGCTGCCGGGTTAAGATTGGCCCCACTTCAG GGAAAAGTGTCAAGAACATGGATAATATATAACAGGCCTGAGGAACCTAATGCAGTTCATGCTGGACTTCTCCTTGCTCTGGGACTACACGGGTTTCTGCGTGTTTTAACTATTACGGACACATACCAGTACTTTTCACAG GAACATGAAGCGACAACTGTAGGCTTAATGCTTGGTCTGGCAGCCTCTTATAGAGGGACCATGCAACCTTCTATATCAAAG TGCCTTTATGTGCATATACCTTATCGACATCCATCTTCCTTTCCAGAGTTGGAGTTACCAACACTGCTGCAG ACTGCAGCACTAATGTCAGTTGGGCTTCTTTTTGAAGGATCAGCACACCCTCAAACAATGCAAACATTACTG GGTGAAATAGGCCGAAGAAGTGGAGGTGACAATGTCCTTGAAAGGGAGGGTTATGCTGTTTCTGCCGGCTTTTCATTGGGTCTTGTTGCATTGG GCCGAGGAGAAGAGGCATTGGGATTCATGGATACACTGGTTGATCGGCTATTTCACTATATTGGTGGGAAGGAAATCCGTAAT GAAAGATCCCTTCTGCTTGCGGCATCAGTGGATGAACACAATCGGGTCACTGGGCAG ATGATGGACGGAACCACTGTCAATGTTGATGTCACTGCACCTGGGGCTATGATAGCTCTTGCTTTAATGTTTCTGAAG AGTGAATCAGAGGTGATTGTCTCTCGGCTTACAATCCCTCAAACACATTTTGATTTGCAATACGTAAGACCTGATTTTATAATGCTTCGTGTCATTGCTCGGAATTTGATAATGTGGGGCAG GATTCATCCCTCCAAAGACTGGATTCAGTCCCAGATTCCTGAAATTATAAAAAGTGGTGTCAAAGGTCTTAGGGATGATACTATGGACATTGATGAAATGGATGCAGAAACTATTGTCCAGGCATATGTCAATATAGTGGCTGGGGCATGTATTTCTCTTG GATTGAGATTTGCTGGCACAAAGGATGCAAATGCACAGGAGTTGCTTTATGAATATGCTGCCTACTTTTTGAATGAG ATCAAGCCTGTTTCCACTACAAATAGGAGTACCTTTCCCAAAGGTTTATCTCAGTATGTTGACCGAGGCACATTGGAGATATGCCTTCATCTTATTGTTCTATCCTTGTCTGTG GTTATGGCTGGCTCTGGACATTTACAAACCTTCCGGCTTTTAAGGTTTCTCCGCAACCGGAGCTCTGTAGATGGGCATGCTAATTATGGTATCCAGATGGCG GTGAGTGTAGCAATTGGTTTCTTGTTTCTTGGTGGAGGCACGAGGACATTTTCTACCAGCAACAGTTCCATTGCAGCATTGCTTATCACTCTTTATCCACGATTGCCTACTGGACCCAATGATAACCGTTGCCACCTTCAG GCTTTCAGACATTTGTATGTCCTTGCAACGGAGGCTCGCTGGCTTCAAACTGTTGATGTTGACACTGGCCTCCCTGTTTATGCTCCTCTTGAAGTCACAATCAAGGAAACTGAGCATTATTCAGAAACAAGTTTTTGTGAGATTACTCCTTGCATTCTGCCTGAGCGTTCTATT TTGAAGACAGTTCGCGTCTGTGGTCCTCGATACTGGCCTCAAGTGATTGAGCTTGTTCCTGAAA ACAAACCTTGGTGGAGTTTTGGTGACAGGAACGACCCATTTCACTCTGGTATTCTCCATGTCAAACGGAAAGTTGGAGCTTGTTCATATGTTGATGATCCCATAGGATGTCAGTCACTGCTTTCACGAGCAATGCACAAG GTATTTGGTTTGACAAGTCTAAGAGCTGGCTATACGGGTAATAACAGCAACAATGGATCTGCTGCTGTTACTGTTGATCAGCTTGTCAGCACCTTCTCTTCTGATCCAAGCTTAATAGCTTTCGCACAACTTTGCTGTGACCTTTCCTGGAATAGCAG ATCTGATATTGATTTCCAGGAGTTTTGCTTACAAGTATTATTTGAGTGTATAAGCAAGGACAGACCAGCTCTTTTGCAG GTCTATTTATCCTTGTATACCACAATTGGCTCATTGGCACAGCAGGTTTCCAATAGTAATCTTCTTGTTGGTGACTCGTTATCTGTCTCGAGTTTAAAG CTTGCGTTGTCCTATAACGAGGCTGTCATGACTGGAAGGTTGACAACTTCAAGAGGCAGCATTGTTCAATCCGTTTTTCTAGGATCTCTTCGGAAACAGGTAGAAGAACTCTTGAATAGTGCCGAGCAATTAAAAACCGATTTGTGTAATTATCTGAACTCGGGTAGTTGGCCCAATGATGGATCCTTTGGGGTGAAAAGTTCAACAATTCTTTCTTGGTATCTTCAATGGTTTGGTGTACCGGCTGCACCTACGGTCAAGACAATGGTGGACAAAATTAAGCCCATGAATACGTCATTGTCTCCGGTTCCTTTGTTATGTTTGTTATTACCAGGCACTCACATAAATGCAGTCGAAGAGATAAACCGGTTTCTGTTGTCTACCTGA
- the LOC121207906 gene encoding uncharacterized protein has translation MCASMIASAWTFLFFVILTNDISNFLNLYEWKFWKMIDKDMDKKGAETLLLVTYTFVTGYFPLKLSYRGISRVSVNQLGPIKRFSMEMSGLCFFAIISNIYFKDVNYCYCFISLITIFSRVIMVLEFDIFNIFMSDTLLEVALQINVINLRHNEFIVCLANLWLLIAFIIHRFRCIHLHEPSHETATAKATASATATVTTTATIATTRITTTTKTEKGETMVNDHKLILNEQQELRRSSWYKDYSYSSPLYLQ, from the coding sequence ATGTGTGCAAGTATGATTGCATCGGCCTggacttttcttttctttgttataCTAACCAATGACATCTCAAATTTCTTGAATTTGTATGAGTGGAAATTTTGGAAGATGATCGATAAGGATATGGATAAGAAAGGTGCAGAAACGTTGCTCCTTGTGACATACACGTTTGTCACTGGGTATTTTCCATTGAAATTAAGTTACCGTGGAATATCGCGTGTGAGTGTTAATCAATTAGGGCCAATAAAAAGGTTTTCAATGGAGATGAGTGGTTTATGCTTTTTTGCTATAATCTCTAATATCTATTTTAAGGACGTTAACTATTGTTACTGTTTTATATCACTAATCACCATATTTTCTCGTGTCATTATGGTATTGGAATTcgatattttcaatattttcatgAGCGACACTTTGTTGGAGGTGGCATTGCAGATTAATGTAATCAATTTAAGACATAATGAATTCATTGTATGTCTTGCAAATCTATGGCTGCTTATTGCTTTTATAATACATAGATTTAGATGTATTCATCTTCATGAACCATCGCATGAAACAGCAACAGCAAAAGCAACGGCATCCGCAACAGCAACAGTAACAACAACGGCAACAATAGCAACAACaagaataacaacaacaacaaaaactgAAAAAGGAGAGACTATGGTGAATGATCATAAACTGATTCTAAATGAGCAGCAAGAGCTTAGAAGAAGCTCATGGTATAAGGATTATTCTTATTCTTCTCCATTGTACTTGCAGTAA